One window of Mesoplodon densirostris isolate mMesDen1 chromosome 15, mMesDen1 primary haplotype, whole genome shotgun sequence genomic DNA carries:
- the LOC132502886 gene encoding cytochrome b-c1 complex subunit 9, which produces MAVPTLTARLYSLLFRRTSTFALTIAVGAVIFERAFDQGADAIYEHINEGKLWKHIKHKYENKA; this is translated from the exons ATGGCGGTACCGACGTTGACTGCGAGGTTGTACTCCCTGCTGTTCCGCAGGACCTCTACCTTTGCCCTCACCATAGCCGTGGGCGCCGTAATCTTCGAGCGCGCCTTCGATCAAGGCGCGGACGCGATCTACGAACACATCAACGAAGGG AAGCTATGGAAACACATCAAGCACAAGTATGAGAACAAGGCGTAG